From one Onychomys torridus chromosome 12, mOncTor1.1, whole genome shotgun sequence genomic stretch:
- the Ildr1 gene encoding LOW QUALITY PROTEIN: immunoglobulin-like domain-containing receptor 1 (The sequence of the model RefSeq protein was modified relative to this genomic sequence to represent the inferred CDS: deleted 1 base in 1 codon): protein MRKVENSDSKGMAKGKVVLLESSVREKKRGARAAEPLIALLQEHGKVSHCLLLLPSGCLSLLVTVQHTERYVTLFASITLKCDYTTSAQLQDVVVTWRFKSFCKDPIFDYFSASYQAALSLGQDPSNDCNDNQREVRIVAQRRGQNEPVLGVDYRQRKITIQNRADLVINEVMWWDHGVYYCIIEAPGDTSGDPDKEVKLIVLHKYWLTVIFIILGALLLLLLIGVCWCQCCPQYCCCYIRCPCCPTCCCCPEGALARHRYMKQVQALGPQMMDKPLYWGADRSSQVSSYAMNPLLRRDLSLRSSSLPQMPMTQTVAPPPVANGVLEYLEKELRNLNPAQPPDLRAQSGYPGSMLSSLGPAEVVERRVIHLPPLIRDPLSSRTSNTSHQQRLNPLPSRHRDLSQARRQRYHSEFLQELQDRGIRPWAPGRRELDPNWSGRHHRSKPNESSMPWSDWDSLSEGPSSSEAPWPPRHPEPREGAQRPRGCRHHSYSPPLPSGPSSWSSEEEKESLPRNWGAQHHHRHSSSQSPNWPEEKPPSYSSLDVTPGKNNRKKGNVERRLERESSHSGWSMVI from the exons CATTGTCTCTTGCTCCTGCCTTCAGGGTGTCTGTCCTTGCTGGTCACAGTTCAGCACACAGAACGCTATGTCACCCTGTTTGCCTCCATCACCCTCAAGTGTGACTACACCACCTCTGCTCAGCTCCAGGACGTGGTGGTGACATGGCGCTTCAAGTCCTTCTGCAAGGACCCCATCTTTGACTACTTCTCTGCCT CATACCAGGCCGCCTTATCCCTGGGCCAGGACCCCTCCAATGACTGTAATGACAACCAGAGGGAAGTCCGCATCGTGGCCCAGCGTAGGGGACAGAATGAGCCGGTGCTGGGGGTGGATTACCGGCAGCGCAAGATCACCATCCAGAACC GAGCAGATCTTGTGATTAATGAAGTGATGTGGTGGGATCATGGAGTATACTATTGCATCATTGAGGCTCCAGGAGACACGTCAGGAGACCCAGATAAGGAGGTGAAGCTCATCGTCCTGCATAAGT ATTGGCTGACAGTGATCTTCATCATCCTCGGagccctccttctcctcctgctgaTTGGCGTGTGCTGGTGCCAATGCTGCCCTCAGTATTGCTGCTGCTACATCCGCTGCCCCTGCTGTCCCACCTGCTGTTGCTGCCCCGAGGGAG CCCTGGCCCGCCACCGCTACATGAAGCAGGTTCAGGCCCTAGGTCCTCAGATGATGGACAAACCCCTGTACTGGGGGGCGGACAGGAGCTCCCAAGTGTCATCTTATGCAATGAACCCGCTGCTGCGGCGAG ATCTGTCCTTACGGTCCAGCAGCCTTCCACAGATGCCAATGACCCAGACAGTTGCTCCCCCTCCGGTGGCCAATGGTGTTCTGGAATATTTGGAGAAAGAATTGCGGAACCTCAACCCAGCCCAGCCTCCCGATCTCCGAGCCCAATCTGGCTACCCTGGCAGCATGCTGTCCTCTCTGGGCCCTGCAGAGGTTGTGGAACGCAGAGTCATCCACCTGCCCCCGCTGATCAGAGACCCATTGTCCTCCAGGACCAGCAACACCTCACACCAACAGCGGCTCAACCCTCTTCCTTCTAGACACAGGGATCTGAGCCAGGCCAGGAGGCAGCGCTATCACTCAGAATTCCTCCAAGAGCTCCAGGACCGGGGTATCAGACCCTGGGCCCCAGGGAGAAGGGAACTGGACCCCAATTGGAGTGGGAGGCACCATCGCTCTAAACCCAACGAGTCCTCCATGCCCTGGTCAGACTGGGACAGCCTGAGTGAAGGCCCCTCGTCCAGTGAGGCTCCTTGGCCCCCCAGACACCCAGAGCCCCGGGAAGGTGCCCAGAGGCCCAGGGGATGCAGGCACCACAGCTACTCGCCTCCCTTGCCCTCAGGCCCCAGTTCTTGGAGCTCTGAAGAGGAGAAGGAGTCACTGCCCAGGAACTGGGGTGCCCAGCACCATCACCGCCACAGCAGTTCCCAGTCCCCAAACTGGCCTGAGGAGAAGCCACCCAGCTACAGTTCATTGGATGTCACTCCAGGCaagaacaacagg aaaaaagggAATGTGGAGAGGCGCTTG gagagagagagctccCATAGTGGATGGAGTATGGTCATTTAG